The following are from one region of the Apostichopus japonicus isolate 1M-3 chromosome 17, ASM3797524v1, whole genome shotgun sequence genome:
- the LOC139954961 gene encoding trypsin-like isoform X2: MVFVTYQGFQLLVAFEFINTEKGFDFIKVGDGNIIGEHVLLSWSGGPTAETDKSFASAGFHCSVTPVLISQSDLDCDQSFNCQNGACVPESSVCDQTTNCGNGLDEDALTCSGRSCYSSQFQCADSTCIPASSVCDGLQQCPGNEDENSCLGCGVRPLSFARIVGGVAAQPGEWPWQVSIRQNSALDNFEGHLCGGTLLNKRWVLSAAHCFNKYDRNEAEYKVVLGNHRVNDLDDTQQSINVSEVIVHPYYNSLITRNNDIALLRLSSDVEFNDYIRPACLPSQDWPAGTSVWITGWGEQKVSTKDEILQEISVPIISTATCNQPGWYEGYVIECCMFCAGLPEGGKDSCQGDSGGPVVVENELGAFEVIGIVSWGIGCAEQNHPGVYTRVFAYLSWINEIIY, translated from the exons ATGGTTTTCGTTACGTATCAAGGATTTCAGCTTCTTGTTGCCTTTGAATTCATAAACACGGAAAAGGGTTTTGATTTCATTAAAGTAGGTGATGGAAACATAATTGGAGAACACGTTCTGCTCTCGTGGTCAGGAGGACCAACAGCAGAA ACTGACAAATCGTTTGCTTCTGCAGGTTTTCATTGTTCCGTAACACCAGTCCTCATCTCTCAGTCCG ATCTTGATTGCGACCAATCATTCAACTGTCAAAATGGTGCCTGTGTACCAGAATCATCTGTTTGTGATCAGACAACGAACTGCGGAAATGGCTTAGATGAAGACGCGCTCACCTGTTCAG GACGTTCCTGCTACAGCTCTCAATTCCAATGCGCAGACAGTACCTGCATTCCAGCTAGTTCAGTTTGCGATGGACTACAGCAGTGTCCAGGAAACGAAGATGAAAACAGCTGTTTGG GATGTGGTGTAAGACCGCTATCCTTTGCTCGTATCGTTGGTGGTGTAGCAGCTCAACCTGGTGAATGGCCCTGGCAAGTAAGCATTCGTCAAAATAGTGCTCTCGATAACTTTGAAGGCCATTTATGCGGTGGGACTCTTCTGAATAAACGATGGGTGCTCAGTGCAGCACATTGCTTTAA CAAATATGATCGAAACGAAGCAGAATACAAAGTAGTCCTCGGAAATCACCGGGTAAATGATTTGGATGATACCCAACAAAGTATCAACGTCTCCGAAGTTATAGTGCATCCTTACTATAACAGCTTAATTACCAGAAACAATGATATCGCTTTGTTGAGATTATCGAGTGATGTTGAATTCAACGATTATATACGGCCCGCGTGTCTGCCTTCTCAAGATTGGCCAGCAGGGACGTCTGTCTGGATAACAGGATGGGGAGAACAAAAAG TATCTACCAAAGATGAAATATTACAGGAGATCAGTGTGCCAATAATCAGTACGGCTACTTGTAATCAACCTGGATGGTATGAAGGCTATGTCATAGAATGTTGTATGTTCTGCGCAGGATTACCAGAAGGTGGCAAAGATTCCTGTCAG GGTGATAGCGGTGGTCCAGTCGTGGTGGAGAATGAACTCGGTGCCTTTGAAGTCATAGGCATAGTGAGCTGGGGCATTGGCTGTGCGGAACAAAATCATCCAGGAGTCTACACGCGGGTATTCGCCTACCTGAGTTGGATTAATGAAATCATATACTAA
- the LOC139954961 gene encoding trypsin-like isoform X3 has protein sequence MVFVTYQGFQLLVAFEFINTEKGFDFIKVGDGNIIGEHVLLSWSGGPTAEVQVVSSGNFVWLLFETDKSFASAGFHCSVTPVLISQSDLDCDQSFNCQNGACVPESSVCDQTTNCGNGLDEDALTCSGCGVRPLSFARIVGGVAAQPGEWPWQVSIRQNSALDNFEGHLCGGTLLNKRWVLSAAHCFNKYDRNEAEYKVVLGNHRVNDLDDTQQSINVSEVIVHPYYNSLITRNNDIALLRLSSDVEFNDYIRPACLPSQDWPAGTSVWITGWGEQKVSTKDEILQEISVPIISTATCNQPGWYEGYVIECCMFCAGLPEGGKDSCQGDSGGPVVVENELGAFEVIGIVSWGIGCAEQNHPGVYTRVFAYLSWINEIIY, from the exons ATGGTTTTCGTTACGTATCAAGGATTTCAGCTTCTTGTTGCCTTTGAATTCATAAACACGGAAAAGGGTTTTGATTTCATTAAAGTAGGTGATGGAAACATAATTGGAGAACACGTTCTGCTCTCGTGGTCAGGAGGACCAACAGCAGAAGTACAAGTGGTATCATCGGGGAATTTTGTCTGGCTTCTCTTTGAAACTGACAAATCGTTTGCTTCTGCAGGTTTTCATTGTTCCGTAACACCAGTCCTCATCTCTCAGTCCG ATCTTGATTGCGACCAATCATTCAACTGTCAAAATGGTGCCTGTGTACCAGAATCATCTGTTTGTGATCAGACAACGAACTGCGGAAATGGCTTAGATGAAGACGCGCTCACCTGTTCAG GATGTGGTGTAAGACCGCTATCCTTTGCTCGTATCGTTGGTGGTGTAGCAGCTCAACCTGGTGAATGGCCCTGGCAAGTAAGCATTCGTCAAAATAGTGCTCTCGATAACTTTGAAGGCCATTTATGCGGTGGGACTCTTCTGAATAAACGATGGGTGCTCAGTGCAGCACATTGCTTTAA CAAATATGATCGAAACGAAGCAGAATACAAAGTAGTCCTCGGAAATCACCGGGTAAATGATTTGGATGATACCCAACAAAGTATCAACGTCTCCGAAGTTATAGTGCATCCTTACTATAACAGCTTAATTACCAGAAACAATGATATCGCTTTGTTGAGATTATCGAGTGATGTTGAATTCAACGATTATATACGGCCCGCGTGTCTGCCTTCTCAAGATTGGCCAGCAGGGACGTCTGTCTGGATAACAGGATGGGGAGAACAAAAAG TATCTACCAAAGATGAAATATTACAGGAGATCAGTGTGCCAATAATCAGTACGGCTACTTGTAATCAACCTGGATGGTATGAAGGCTATGTCATAGAATGTTGTATGTTCTGCGCAGGATTACCAGAAGGTGGCAAAGATTCCTGTCAG GGTGATAGCGGTGGTCCAGTCGTGGTGGAGAATGAACTCGGTGCCTTTGAAGTCATAGGCATAGTGAGCTGGGGCATTGGCTGTGCGGAACAAAATCATCCAGGAGTCTACACGCGGGTATTCGCCTACCTGAGTTGGATTAATGAAATCATATACTAA
- the LOC139954961 gene encoding trypsin-like isoform X1, with product MVFVTYQGFQLLVAFEFINTEKGFDFIKVGDGNIIGEHVLLSWSGGPTAEVQVVSSGNFVWLLFETDKSFASAGFHCSVTPVLISQSDLDCDQSFNCQNGACVPESSVCDQTTNCGNGLDEDALTCSGRSCYSSQFQCADSTCIPASSVCDGLQQCPGNEDENSCLGCGVRPLSFARIVGGVAAQPGEWPWQVSIRQNSALDNFEGHLCGGTLLNKRWVLSAAHCFNKYDRNEAEYKVVLGNHRVNDLDDTQQSINVSEVIVHPYYNSLITRNNDIALLRLSSDVEFNDYIRPACLPSQDWPAGTSVWITGWGEQKVSTKDEILQEISVPIISTATCNQPGWYEGYVIECCMFCAGLPEGGKDSCQGDSGGPVVVENELGAFEVIGIVSWGIGCAEQNHPGVYTRVFAYLSWINEIIY from the exons ATGGTTTTCGTTACGTATCAAGGATTTCAGCTTCTTGTTGCCTTTGAATTCATAAACACGGAAAAGGGTTTTGATTTCATTAAAGTAGGTGATGGAAACATAATTGGAGAACACGTTCTGCTCTCGTGGTCAGGAGGACCAACAGCAGAAGTACAAGTGGTATCATCGGGGAATTTTGTCTGGCTTCTCTTTGAAACTGACAAATCGTTTGCTTCTGCAGGTTTTCATTGTTCCGTAACACCAGTCCTCATCTCTCAGTCCG ATCTTGATTGCGACCAATCATTCAACTGTCAAAATGGTGCCTGTGTACCAGAATCATCTGTTTGTGATCAGACAACGAACTGCGGAAATGGCTTAGATGAAGACGCGCTCACCTGTTCAG GACGTTCCTGCTACAGCTCTCAATTCCAATGCGCAGACAGTACCTGCATTCCAGCTAGTTCAGTTTGCGATGGACTACAGCAGTGTCCAGGAAACGAAGATGAAAACAGCTGTTTGG GATGTGGTGTAAGACCGCTATCCTTTGCTCGTATCGTTGGTGGTGTAGCAGCTCAACCTGGTGAATGGCCCTGGCAAGTAAGCATTCGTCAAAATAGTGCTCTCGATAACTTTGAAGGCCATTTATGCGGTGGGACTCTTCTGAATAAACGATGGGTGCTCAGTGCAGCACATTGCTTTAA CAAATATGATCGAAACGAAGCAGAATACAAAGTAGTCCTCGGAAATCACCGGGTAAATGATTTGGATGATACCCAACAAAGTATCAACGTCTCCGAAGTTATAGTGCATCCTTACTATAACAGCTTAATTACCAGAAACAATGATATCGCTTTGTTGAGATTATCGAGTGATGTTGAATTCAACGATTATATACGGCCCGCGTGTCTGCCTTCTCAAGATTGGCCAGCAGGGACGTCTGTCTGGATAACAGGATGGGGAGAACAAAAAG TATCTACCAAAGATGAAATATTACAGGAGATCAGTGTGCCAATAATCAGTACGGCTACTTGTAATCAACCTGGATGGTATGAAGGCTATGTCATAGAATGTTGTATGTTCTGCGCAGGATTACCAGAAGGTGGCAAAGATTCCTGTCAG GGTGATAGCGGTGGTCCAGTCGTGGTGGAGAATGAACTCGGTGCCTTTGAAGTCATAGGCATAGTGAGCTGGGGCATTGGCTGTGCGGAACAAAATCATCCAGGAGTCTACACGCGGGTATTCGCCTACCTGAGTTGGATTAATGAAATCATATACTAA